The following are from one region of the Archangium lipolyticum genome:
- a CDS encoding Ig-like domain-containing protein, whose amino-acid sequence MRILVTLLAVGLVLTSCEPTSEDRVAAETTRTARAARAFVAGSRLLKAEKAVPGRYIVVLDEKTGVQAQVVGQVATQLSALHGASVKHVYSRALQGFAVTMTESAALKLSNDPRVRYVEEDSEVHLSGTQSHAPWGLDRIDQRERPLDGTYHYDQTGSGVHAYVIDSGIRFSHSEFGGRAVPGFTAIEDGNGSYDCHGHGTHVAGIIGGATYGVAKGVTLHSVRVMDCEGSGYVSGLIAGIDWVTANHTRPAVANISLSLSNNVTASLDEAVTRSINAGVTYVVSSGDHQSTACHRSPGRVPAALTVGASDSGDGRYMFSNFDECVDLHAPGVDIPSAWSTNDTSTDTLTGTSMAAAHVAGAAALYLEGHALATPGEVATELTSRAMPVMIYTTGYSLNQLLYAGGNGEDQTAPQVLLTAPAAGATVSGTVTLSATVTDESDIARVDFFQGDSLIGSDDTAPYELKWNSLTTLNGPVVLMARAHDVHYNPGVSPPVEVTLANAGQATFDPAWGTPVCADVGGRCDSERLLEGRGSAGPEPHQPNTLGGLCPDGQGGTYLESPSLERLLVFPSDGTTFQVGKEVTVQATVYAEWTSYLGYEHLDLLAAADASNPVWLPVATLWPNKKGLQVLTARYLLPAGGMQVLRGMILSSANPPAACPQQSWRIDHDDLVFAVDQVPDSKPPGVAITSPGEGATVANSVTVQMEASDDFAVQRVELYNGSTLLTTDTQAPYAWTWSTRTLPNGPYTLTARAYDVAGHVSSSSTVNVTVDNDFTPPSEPVITAPAAGATVSGTVSIEAAASDDRQVTRVEFFVDGSLVGTDTTAPFALAWDSVSVSNSGHMLSVKSYDGAGQSAESAPITVEANNAGNARYDPVLKAPRCDTVTERCDTRSLVRGRVNEQNAPNTLDGCPDGTRTGLAESLSRIRVSRVDGTALTAGKRARIDVDVVTDNRDSVPVDKLELYFAADATQPSWIHIATLQPLKTGSQTLSAEYILPAGGLQAVRAAFGVGGGDGLCKSSTPADSWRDRDDLVFPVAQETDSVPPEVTLTAPAPGATLVGTVTLSATASDDFGVRAVDFFDGETLIGTDGAEPFGVMWNTRGVANGSHTLTARARDVAGHVVASQPVTVTTDNDFTAPVISFTAPAPGVRVKVGEDVRLTVNASDNLGVTRVEFYDGLNLRDTSYSAPFGGYWNTRASSTGPHVLTARAYDAAGNVGISQQVVVTLVPELTPPTVVLTEPRSGTRLVGTVTLSADASDTSGVSRVEFLVDGTPLATDTSWPYSFSWNTQTAVNGRLVLTARATDIHGNIATSAGVPVLIDSVAPAVSVTSPASGATVAGLTSFQVDATDNVELSRVDFFVDGALLASDTTAPFRVDWDSGLWTNGSHTLSAKAYDVANNEATSTGVVVTTDQPGGAVYDSVLRVPKCATPTSVCDTTGLVKGRYSLEPNAQNTINRTCYDGAVNYWIGGFENINRIKLSSVDGAVFAPGRLARIEVHVNVFDTSTDALDLFHASNANSPSWTYLTTLRPSATGAQVLSTEYVLPTGFLQAVRAQFRRGGDSSSACGSGDYNDRDDVVFAVDGDPTVAITAPSNNVYAVGMLSVTATAADDQAVERVEFYADGTLLGTDTSAPYETSWNPAGVADGAHALTAKAYDSGGRVGTSAAVVVNVDTTPPDAALTSPAPESFLKGTVVLAASASDNLAISKVEFYLDGSLLGTDTSAPYTLSWYSLYATDGAHTFTVKAFDGAGNARTSGGVGVIIDNNAPTTSISAPAANALVGGTVQVSATASDTHAVAKVELYADGTLIGTDTSTPYAVSWNSTAVADGSHTLTAKAYDTAGNVRTSSGRVVNTDNTPPDAALTSPAQGMVLRGSVALEATASDNQTVSRVEFYDGATLLGTSYAPPYAMSGYLADGAHTLTVKAHDSVGNVRTSGGVGVMVDNTAPTTALSAPAANALIRGTVQVSATASDNLGVARVELYAGSTLLGTATTAPYAVSWDTTAGANGAVTLTTRAYDTVGNVTVSAGRTVTVDNSAPTVAITSPANGATLLSLSLSTTIQASASDNVGVTQVVFYDGGSVMGTDTTAPYSVSWNLLSASKGTHTLTARAYDAAGNVTISAPISVKVN is encoded by the coding sequence CGACCAGACCGGCAGCGGGGTGCACGCCTACGTCATCGACTCGGGCATCCGCTTCTCCCATTCGGAGTTCGGTGGGCGCGCCGTTCCTGGCTTCACCGCCATCGAGGACGGTAACGGCTCCTACGACTGCCACGGCCACGGCACGCACGTGGCGGGCATCATCGGCGGGGCGACGTACGGCGTGGCCAAGGGGGTGACCCTGCACTCCGTGCGGGTGATGGACTGCGAGGGGTCGGGCTACGTGTCCGGGCTGATCGCGGGCATCGACTGGGTCACCGCCAACCACACCAGGCCGGCGGTGGCCAACATCAGCTTGAGCCTGAGCAACAACGTGACGGCGTCGCTGGACGAGGCGGTCACCCGCTCCATCAACGCCGGAGTCACCTATGTGGTCTCGTCGGGCGACCATCAATCCACCGCGTGCCACCGCTCTCCTGGCCGGGTTCCCGCCGCGCTGACGGTCGGAGCGTCCGACTCCGGCGACGGCCGGTACATGTTCTCCAACTTCGACGAATGCGTGGACCTCCACGCGCCGGGCGTCGACATCCCCTCGGCCTGGAGCACCAACGACACCAGCACGGACACGCTCACCGGCACGTCGATGGCGGCCGCGCACGTGGCGGGTGCGGCGGCGCTCTACCTGGAAGGCCATGCCCTGGCCACTCCCGGGGAAGTCGCCACCGAGCTCACCAGCCGCGCGATGCCCGTGATGATCTACACCACGGGTTACTCCCTGAACCAACTCCTGTACGCCGGCGGCAACGGGGAGGATCAGACCGCGCCCCAGGTCCTCCTCACCGCGCCCGCCGCCGGTGCGACGGTGAGCGGCACGGTGACCCTCTCCGCCACCGTCACGGATGAGTCGGACATCGCCAGGGTCGACTTCTTCCAGGGTGACAGTCTGATCGGCTCGGATGACACGGCGCCCTACGAGCTGAAGTGGAACAGCCTCACCACCCTCAACGGCCCGGTGGTGCTCATGGCCCGGGCCCATGACGTCCACTACAACCCGGGCGTGAGTCCTCCGGTCGAGGTGACACTCGCCAACGCCGGGCAGGCGACGTTCGATCCCGCGTGGGGAACACCCGTCTGCGCGGACGTGGGCGGCAGGTGCGACTCGGAGCGGCTCCTGGAGGGACGGGGGAGCGCTGGCCCCGAACCCCACCAGCCCAACACCCTGGGCGGCCTCTGCCCGGACGGGCAGGGCGGCACGTACCTCGAGTCCCCTTCGCTGGAGCGGCTGCTCGTCTTCCCGAGCGATGGCACCACGTTCCAGGTAGGCAAGGAGGTGACGGTCCAGGCCACGGTCTACGCGGAGTGGACCTCCTACTTGGGCTATGAGCATCTGGATCTCCTCGCCGCGGCCGACGCGAGCAACCCCGTCTGGCTCCCCGTCGCGACCCTGTGGCCGAACAAGAAAGGCCTCCAGGTCCTCACGGCCAGGTATCTGCTTCCAGCGGGCGGAATGCAGGTCCTCCGAGGCATGATCCTCAGCAGCGCCAACCCTCCCGCCGCCTGTCCCCAGCAGAGCTGGCGAATCGACCATGACGACCTGGTCTTCGCGGTGGACCAGGTGCCGGACTCCAAGCCGCCCGGCGTGGCCATCACCTCCCCGGGGGAGGGGGCCACGGTGGCCAACTCCGTCACCGTCCAGATGGAGGCGAGCGACGACTTCGCCGTGCAGCGCGTGGAGCTGTACAACGGCTCGACCCTGCTCACGACGGACACCCAGGCTCCCTACGCGTGGACCTGGTCGACCCGGACGCTGCCCAACGGGCCCTACACCCTCACCGCGCGCGCCTACGACGTGGCCGGCCACGTCTCGTCGAGCAGCACGGTGAACGTGACGGTGGACAACGACTTCACCCCACCGTCCGAGCCCGTCATCACCGCGCCCGCCGCCGGGGCCACCGTGAGCGGTACGGTCTCCATCGAGGCGGCCGCCAGCGACGACCGGCAGGTGACGCGGGTGGAGTTCTTCGTGGACGGCTCGCTCGTCGGGACCGATACGACGGCTCCGTTCGCGCTCGCCTGGGACTCGGTGAGCGTGTCCAACAGCGGCCACATGCTGAGCGTCAAATCGTATGACGGTGCGGGCCAGTCGGCGGAGAGCGCCCCCATCACGGTCGAGGCGAACAACGCGGGTAACGCGCGCTACGATCCGGTCTTGAAGGCGCCCCGGTGTGACACCGTGACGGAACGCTGCGACACCCGGTCCCTGGTCAGGGGAAGGGTCAACGAGCAGAACGCGCCCAACACCCTGGACGGGTGCCCCGACGGCACGCGCACCGGTCTCGCCGAGTCCCTCTCCCGGATCCGGGTGAGCCGGGTGGATGGCACGGCCCTGACCGCTGGGAAGCGGGCCCGGATCGACGTCGACGTGGTGACCGACAACCGTGACTCCGTGCCCGTCGACAAGCTGGAGCTGTACTTCGCGGCGGATGCGACCCAGCCCTCGTGGATCCATATCGCCACCCTCCAGCCCTTGAAGACGGGCTCGCAGACACTGTCGGCGGAGTACATCCTCCCCGCTGGCGGCCTGCAGGCGGTACGCGCGGCCTTCGGCGTGGGCGGGGGCGACGGGCTCTGCAAGTCGAGCACGCCCGCGGACTCGTGGAGGGATCGCGACGACCTGGTCTTCCCGGTCGCCCAGGAGACGGACTCCGTCCCCCCAGAGGTGACGCTCACCGCGCCCGCCCCTGGAGCGACGTTGGTTGGAACCGTCACGCTATCGGCCACGGCGAGCGACGACTTCGGCGTGAGGGCCGTGGACTTCTTCGATGGGGAGACCCTGATCGGGACGGATGGCGCGGAACCCTTTGGAGTGATGTGGAACACCCGGGGGGTCGCCAACGGTAGCCACACGCTGACGGCTCGGGCGCGCGACGTGGCCGGACACGTGGTGGCCTCGCAGCCGGTGACGGTGACGACGGACAACGACTTCACGGCGCCGGTGATCTCCTTCACCGCTCCCGCCCCTGGCGTGCGAGTGAAAGTGGGTGAGGACGTGAGGCTCACCGTGAACGCCTCGGACAACCTGGGCGTCACCCGGGTCGAGTTCTACGACGGCCTCAATCTGCGCGACACCTCCTACTCCGCGCCCTTCGGTGGGTACTGGAATACGCGCGCCTCCTCCACTGGTCCACACGTCCTGACCGCCAGGGCCTACGACGCGGCCGGCAACGTGGGGATATCGCAGCAGGTGGTGGTGACCCTCGTGCCCGAGCTCACGCCCCCCACCGTCGTGCTCACCGAGCCCCGGAGCGGTACGCGGCTCGTCGGGACCGTGACGCTCTCGGCGGATGCCTCGGATACGTCCGGAGTGTCCAGGGTCGAGTTCCTCGTGGATGGAACGCCGCTCGCGACCGACACCTCCTGGCCCTACAGCTTCTCCTGGAACACCCAGACGGCCGTGAACGGCCGGCTCGTGCTGACCGCGCGCGCCACCGATATCCACGGCAACATCGCCACCTCGGCCGGAGTGCCCGTGCTCATCGATTCCGTGGCCCCGGCCGTGTCCGTCACCTCACCGGCCAGCGGGGCCACCGTGGCGGGGCTGACGTCCTTCCAGGTGGATGCCACGGACAACGTGGAGCTCTCCCGGGTCGACTTCTTCGTGGACGGCGCGCTGCTGGCGAGCGACACGACAGCTCCCTTCCGCGTGGACTGGGACAGCGGCCTCTGGACGAACGGGAGCCACACCCTGTCCGCCAAGGCCTATGACGTGGCGAACAACGAGGCCACGAGCACCGGGGTGGTGGTGACCACGGACCAGCCCGGCGGCGCCGTGTACGACTCCGTTCTGCGCGTGCCGAAGTGCGCCACGCCGACCAGCGTCTGTGACACCACGGGCCTCGTGAAGGGCCGGTACTCCCTGGAGCCCAACGCACAGAATACGATCAACAGGACCTGTTACGACGGAGCGGTCAACTACTGGATTGGCGGGTTCGAGAATATCAACCGGATCAAGCTGTCCAGCGTCGATGGAGCGGTCTTCGCGCCGGGCCGGCTCGCCCGGATCGAGGTCCACGTCAACGTCTTCGACACCTCCACGGATGCGCTCGACCTGTTCCATGCGAGCAACGCCAACAGCCCCTCGTGGACGTACCTGACCACGCTGCGGCCGAGCGCCACCGGAGCGCAGGTGCTCTCGACGGAGTACGTCCTGCCCACGGGCTTCCTGCAGGCCGTGCGTGCCCAGTTCAGGCGCGGGGGTGACTCCAGCTCGGCCTGCGGCAGCGGTGACTACAACGACCGGGATGACGTGGTCTTCGCGGTGGACGGAGACCCGACAGTGGCGATCACCGCTCCCTCCAACAATGTGTACGCGGTGGGCATGCTCTCCGTGACCGCGACGGCCGCCGACGACCAGGCGGTGGAGCGGGTCGAGTTCTACGCGGACGGCACGCTGCTCGGCACCGACACCAGCGCTCCCTACGAGACGAGCTGGAACCCCGCGGGCGTGGCGGACGGGGCCCACGCGCTCACCGCGAAGGCCTACGACAGCGGTGGCCGTGTCGGGACCTCGGCCGCGGTCGTGGTGAACGTCGACACCACCCCGCCGGACGCGGCCCTCACTTCACCCGCGCCAGAGAGCTTCCTCAAGGGAACGGTCGTGCTCGCGGCCTCCGCCAGTGACAACCTGGCGATTTCCAAGGTCGAGTTCTACCTGGATGGCTCACTGCTCGGCACCGACACCAGCGCACCCTACACGCTGAGCTGGTACTCGCTGTATGCGACGGACGGCGCCCACACCTTCACCGTGAAGGCCTTCGATGGCGCCGGCAACGCCCGCACCTCGGGCGGGGTAGGAGTGATCATCGACAACAACGCGCCGACGACGTCCATCAGCGCTCCGGCGGCGAATGCCCTGGTCGGGGGAACGGTCCAGGTCAGCGCCACCGCCAGCGACACCCATGCGGTGGCGAAGGTCGAGCTCTACGCGGACGGGACGCTGATCGGCACCGACACCAGCACGCCCTACGCCGTGAGCTGGAACAGCACCGCCGTGGCGGACGGTTCCCACACGCTCACCGCGAAGGCCTACGACACGGCGGGCAACGTCCGCACCTCGAGTGGGCGCGTGGTGAACACTGACAACACCCCGCCGGACGCGGCCCTCACTTCGCCCGCGCAGGGCATGGTCCTCCGGGGCTCTGTCGCTCTTGAGGCCACCGCCAGCGACAACCAGACGGTCTCCAGGGTCGAGTTCTACGATGGGGCGACGCTGCTCGGCACGTCCTACGCTCCGCCCTACGCGATGAGCGGATATCTGGCGGACGGTGCCCATACGCTCACGGTGAAGGCCCATGACAGTGTCGGCAACGTCCGCACGTCGGGCGGGGTAGGGGTGATGGTCGACAACACCGCGCCGACGACTGCCCTCAGTGCTCCGGCGGCGAATGCCCTGATCCGGGGAACCGTCCAGGTCAGTGCCACCGCCAGTGACAACCTGGGGGTGGCGCGGGTCGAGCTCTACGCGGGCTCGACACTGCTCGGCACGGCCACCACGGCGCCGTACGCGGTGAGCTGGGACACGACGGCCGGAGCCAATGGTGCCGTCACCCTCACGACGCGGGCCTATGACACGGTGGGCAACGTCACCGTGTCCGCCGGCCGCACCGTCACGGTGGACAACAGCGCGCCCACCGTGGCCATCACCTCGCCGGCCAACGGAGCCACGCTCTTGTCGCTGTCACTGAGCACCACGATTCAGGCCAGTGCCAGTGACAACGTGGGCGTCACCCAGGTGGTGTTCTACGACGGAGGCAGCGTCATGGGCACGGACACCACGGCCCCCTACAGCGTGAGCTGGAACCTGCTGAGCGCCTCGAAGGGGACGCACACGTTGACGGCCAGGGCCTATGACGCGGCGGGCAACGTCACCATCTCCGCTCCCATCTCCGTCAAGGTGAACTGA